One segment of Babylonia areolata isolate BAREFJ2019XMU chromosome 24, ASM4173473v1, whole genome shotgun sequence DNA contains the following:
- the LOC143298985 gene encoding uncharacterized protein LOC143298985 translates to MAAVKAGGGAQSRKGRTGEVTVAFEPTVSNSDNSSSGNNNSNNSSSSATSAAQKNGGSVARLPSIKERRPSVQKKARHVSTIDAPSDSSTTTSNPQRRASVPGSSSSTLTPGGAAGGGKPNRPSFAGIGRRVSSMVRARMAFQIRRKPSVPAGTDANAPEDPNHMEPIHEMPRNPRFSAFLSPEAQYAVMKGYEDMLYEKIATNNPESRPVLKRNKTPFLKKISIVEDGEEDEQNKKKKKQKGDGGGGNTPSATPTSTAPSPDSDADTLVPPTSFMKTSRSHSTLSSDVVSKSVTAASLRHGGGGISGRNGLAGGGGAGFSLHRSSSLPSLQAAELSHRKRLVLTYRLESAMDILDTLKRRNMENSLSPRVFRIPRKVDAVRDFNCWTTVWQKEFKEVQRAK, encoded by the exons ATGGCCGCTGTGAAAGCGGGGGGAGGGGCCCAGTCCCGCAAGGGTCGGACGGGGGAGGTGACGGTGGCGTTCGAGCCGACTGTCAGCAACAGCGACAACtccagcagcggcaacaacaacagcaacaacagcagcagcagcgccacCTCTGCGGCACAGAAAAATGGCGGCAGTGTCGCTCGTCTTCCTTCCATCAAAGAGCGGCGTCCGTCGGTTCAGAAGAAGGCCCGTCACGTTTCTACCATTGACG CTCCCAGCGAcagttccaccaccaccagcaaccccCAGCGCCGCGCCTCCGTCCCagggtcctcctcctccaccctcaccccaggaGGGGCCGCCGGCGGAGGGAAGCCCAACAGACCCTCCTTCGCAGGCATCGGCCGCCGCGTGTCCAGCATGGTCCGAGCGCGTATGGCTTTCCAGATCCGCCGCAAGCCCTCCGTCCCGGCCGGCACGGACGCCAACGCCCCCGAGGACCCGAACCACATGGAGCCTATCCACGAGATGCCGCGCAACCCGCGCTTCAGCGCCTTCCTGTCGCCCGAGGCGCAGTACGCCGTCATGAAGGGCTACGAGGACATGCTGTACGAGAAGATCGCCACCAACAACCCGGAGAGCCGCCCGGTCCTCAAGCGGAACAAGACGCCCTTCCTCAAGAAGATCAGCATCGTGGAGGACGGCGAGGAGGacgagcagaacaagaagaagaagaagcagaagggagACGGCGGCGGCGGCAACACTCCCTCCGCAACCCCGACCTCCACAGCCCCGTCTCCAGACTCTGACGCCGACACCCTGGTCCCTCCCACCAGCTTCATGAAAACCTCGCGGAGCCACAGCACCTTGTCCTCTGACGTCGTCAGCAAGTCGGTGACCGCGGCCTCTCTCCGTCACGGAGGGGGAGGCATCAGCGGCAGAAATGGCCTGGCAGGAGGGGGAGGCGCTGGCTTCTCGCTGCACCGGTCCAGCAGTCTGCCGTCACTGCAGGCCGCCGAGCTGTCTCACCGGAAGCGGCTGGTGCTGACGTACCGGCTGGAGAGCGCCATGGACATCCTGGACACGCTGAAGCGGCGCAACATGGAGAACTCGCTGTCGCCCCGCGTCTTCCGCATCCCCAGGAAGGTGGACGCCGTTCGAGACTTCAATTGCTGGACCACGGTCTGGCAGAAGGAGTTCAAGGAAGTGCAGCGCGCCAAGTGa